The Terriglobia bacterium genome includes a region encoding these proteins:
- a CDS encoding DEAD/DEAH box helicase, producing the protein MTSFTELPLSPALQQRLAACQFHTPMPIQSEAIPHALAGKDLMATAHTGTGKTLAFLVPMIERLLQSPRSRTIEALVLVPTRELAMQVHEQFEQLRGKSIAPAALVIGGVGEKGQLDAIRSGARLLVATPGRLEDFLGRRLVDLRQVKVLVLDEADRMLDMGFLPAIRRIVGELSRERQTMCFSATLEASVAGLVSEYTRNPVRIALGSTLKPVDSVELQAFEVATSDKFQALCHLLRSEKGRTLVFARTKRGTERLAKHLVRDGFLAAMIHGDRSQSQRTGALAGFDEGRFKVLVATDVASRGLDIQDVAHVINYDLPTLPEDFIHRVGRTGRAGARGRASTLVSPAETLELRNIERVLKLRLQRKEINADIAAERLSRPRNTLVGRTLQPLPGEFFA; encoded by the coding sequence ATGACAAGCTTTACCGAACTGCCTCTCTCTCCTGCTTTGCAGCAGAGACTGGCCGCCTGCCAATTTCACACTCCCATGCCGATCCAGTCGGAAGCGATCCCGCACGCACTTGCGGGCAAAGACCTGATGGCCACAGCCCATACCGGCACCGGTAAGACGCTGGCGTTCCTGGTACCGATGATCGAGCGGCTGCTGCAGTCGCCCCGGTCGCGGACCATCGAAGCCCTGGTGCTGGTGCCGACGCGCGAACTCGCCATGCAGGTGCATGAACAATTCGAGCAGTTGCGCGGAAAATCAATTGCCCCTGCGGCGCTGGTGATCGGCGGCGTCGGCGAAAAGGGCCAGTTAGACGCAATCCGCTCCGGCGCGCGCTTGTTGGTGGCCACCCCCGGCCGGCTCGAGGATTTCCTCGGGCGCAGGCTGGTGGATCTGCGCCAGGTCAAAGTGCTCGTCCTCGACGAGGCCGACCGCATGCTCGACATGGGATTCCTGCCGGCCATCCGCCGCATCGTCGGCGAACTGTCCCGGGAGCGCCAGACCATGTGTTTTTCCGCGACCCTGGAAGCCTCGGTTGCCGGGCTGGTGAGCGAATACACGCGCAACCCGGTGCGCATCGCGCTGGGCTCCACGCTCAAGCCGGTGGACAGCGTGGAACTGCAGGCGTTCGAGGTCGCAACGTCCGACAAGTTCCAGGCCTTGTGCCACCTGCTGCGCAGCGAGAAGGGGCGCACGCTGGTCTTCGCGCGCACCAAGCGGGGCACAGAGCGCCTGGCCAAGCACCTGGTGCGCGACGGCTTCCTGGCCGCCATGATTCATGGCGACCGCTCGCAATCGCAGCGCACGGGCGCGCTCGCCGGCTTCGACGAAGGCCGCTTCAAGGTGCTGGTCGCCACCGACGTCGCTTCCCGCGGGCTCGACATCCAGGATGTAGCGCACGTGATCAATTACGATCTGCCGACACTGCCGGAGGATTTTATTCATCGCGTCGGCCGCACCGGACGGGCCGGAGCGCGCGGACGCGCTTCCACCCTGGTCTCGCCCGCCGAGACGCTGGAATTGCGGAACATCGAACGGGTCTTGAAGCTGCGCCTGCAGCGCAAGGAGATCAACGCCGATATCGCGGCCGAAAGATTGTCCCGTCCGCGGAATACGCTCGTCGGCCGCACCTTGCAACCCTTGCCCGGCGAATTTTTCGCCTGA
- a CDS encoding adenosine-specific kinase produces the protein MLTFDSVKMDFPSDTNIIIGQSHFIKTVEDVYEAIATTVPQAKFGLAFNESSGPCLTRSEGNDDELRSAAIRNAQLLAAGHVFVVLIRNAFPINVLNAVRQVPEVCNIFCATANPVEVVVARGEQGGGIMGVIDGSAPQGVEGPDDVIARHSFLRKIGYKR, from the coding sequence ATGCTCACCTTCGATTCGGTCAAGATGGACTTCCCTTCCGACACGAACATCATCATCGGCCAGTCCCACTTCATCAAGACGGTCGAGGATGTTTACGAAGCGATCGCGACCACGGTCCCACAGGCAAAATTTGGGCTGGCGTTCAACGAAAGCTCCGGCCCGTGCCTGACGCGCTCCGAAGGCAACGACGATGAACTGCGCAGCGCGGCCATCCGCAACGCGCAGTTGCTTGCCGCCGGACACGTGTTCGTGGTGCTGATCCGCAACGCGTTTCCGATTAACGTGCTCAACGCCGTGCGGCAGGTGCCCGAGGTGTGCAACATTTTCTGCGCGACCGCCAACCCGGTCGAGGTGGTGGTGGCGCGCGGCGAGCAGGGCGGCGGCATCATGGGCGTGATTGACGGCAGCGCGCCCCAGGGCGTCGAAGGCCCCGACGACGTGATTGCGCGGCACTCGTTTCTGCGCAAGATTGGGTACAAGCGGTAG
- a CDS encoding amidase, protein MPSASELCTLTLTEAAALVADKAVSPVDLTQACLERTERLNPALNAFITVTRDSALEQARLAEREIANGRYRGPLHGIPVALKDLIDTAGARTTAASALFQERVPAEDAAVVRRLKVEGAVLLGKTNLHEFAYGGSGVVSYYGAARNPWARAHITGGSSSGSAAAVAAGMCFAALGSDTAGSIRLPAACCGIVGMKPTYGLVSARGVVPLSWSYDHVGPMTRRVRDAALVLQAIAGYDAGDSTSRELPASDYGEGLEQDTHRLRLGIVRQFFFDDLDPEVAAAINNALQVLETLTSGLSDASMPIDTDRTVQAAEAYAYHAQFLAERAGLYQPETLRRIQRGESVAAREYILKRIELDHLRRAAADLFADYDLLITPTSPVTAPALAELQANPDDLRRRELILLRNTRPFNVLGLPAVSVPCGFTRGGLPIGLQIAGAPGDDARVLQLAHAYERATEWHKRICNW, encoded by the coding sequence GAAGCCGCCGCGCTGGTGGCTGACAAGGCGGTCTCTCCCGTCGACCTCACGCAAGCTTGCCTGGAGCGCACTGAGCGGCTCAATCCCGCGCTCAACGCATTTATCACGGTTACGCGCGACAGCGCGCTGGAGCAGGCGCGACTTGCCGAGCGCGAGATTGCGAACGGACGCTACCGCGGGCCGCTGCACGGAATTCCGGTCGCCCTGAAGGACCTGATTGATACCGCGGGAGCGCGCACCACCGCCGCCAGCGCGCTTTTTCAGGAGCGCGTGCCGGCGGAGGATGCGGCCGTGGTGCGGCGCTTGAAGGTCGAAGGCGCCGTGCTGCTCGGCAAGACCAACCTCCACGAATTCGCGTACGGCGGCAGCGGCGTGGTCAGCTACTACGGTGCGGCCCGCAATCCATGGGCGCGGGCGCACATCACCGGCGGATCTTCGTCAGGATCCGCAGCGGCGGTGGCGGCGGGAATGTGCTTCGCCGCTTTGGGCAGCGATACCGCCGGTTCCATTCGCCTGCCTGCCGCGTGCTGCGGGATCGTGGGAATGAAACCGACCTACGGGCTGGTGAGCGCGCGCGGGGTGGTTCCGCTGTCGTGGTCGTACGACCACGTGGGTCCGATGACACGCAGGGTGCGCGATGCGGCGCTCGTCCTGCAGGCCATCGCCGGTTACGATGCCGGTGACAGCACCAGCCGCGAGTTGCCGGCCAGCGATTACGGCGAAGGGTTGGAACAGGACACGCACCGGCTGCGCCTCGGGATCGTGCGGCAGTTTTTCTTCGATGACCTGGACCCGGAAGTCGCGGCCGCCATCAACAACGCGCTCCAGGTGTTGGAAACGCTCACCAGCGGCCTGAGCGACGCCAGCATGCCCATTGATACCGACCGGACGGTGCAGGCGGCGGAGGCGTACGCCTACCACGCACAATTTCTCGCTGAGCGCGCCGGGCTTTACCAGCCGGAAACGCTACGGCGCATCCAGCGCGGCGAATCGGTTGCGGCCAGGGAATACATCCTGAAGCGGATCGAATTGGACCATCTGCGCCGCGCCGCCGCGGACCTGTTCGCCGATTACGATCTGCTGATCACGCCCACGTCGCCGGTGACTGCCCCGGCGCTGGCGGAACTGCAGGCGAATCCGGACGACTTGCGACGCCGCGAACTGATCTTGCTGCGCAACACGCGGCCCTTCAATGTGCTCGGGCTGCCGGCGGTTTCGGTGCCGTGCGGATTCACCCGCGGCGGGCTGCCCATCGGGTTGCAGATTGCCGGCGCGCCCGGCGACGATGCCCGCGTCCTGCAACTGGCGCATGCCTACGAGCGGGCAACGGAATGGCACAAGAGAATTTGTAATTGGTAA